The Corynebacterium qintianiae genome has a window encoding:
- the hemW gene encoding radical SAM family heme chaperone HemW, with protein MFGLYIHVPFCATRCGYCDFNTYTPTEVETSHEAYLRALEAELSLAKTQPAETVFIGGGTPSLLGAEGLGRIMGMVREHVGLAPGAEVTTESNPESTSPAYFEGLLEAGFTRVSLGMQSASTPVLRVLDRMHTPGRAVAAATEARAAGFTHVNLDMIYGTPTETDDDVRATLDAVLSTGVDHVSAYSLIVEDGTAMARKVRRGELPAPSEDVYADRYEIISRSLDEAGFGWYEVSNWAREGGQCRHNLIYWRGGQWWGAGPGAHSFIGDTRFYNVKRPERYSQLLSDGQLPVADQETLTPEQRHFEAIMLGLRLKEGVPRDWIGQRARGVVDKHARAGLLTVGERVAVTDEGRLLADGIITDILAAE; from the coding sequence ATGTTCGGCCTTTACATCCACGTCCCCTTCTGCGCGACCCGCTGCGGTTACTGCGACTTCAACACCTACACGCCCACCGAGGTGGAAACCTCCCACGAGGCGTACCTGCGCGCGCTGGAGGCGGAGCTCTCCCTGGCTAAGACCCAGCCTGCGGAGACGGTGTTCATCGGCGGCGGCACGCCCTCGCTGCTGGGTGCGGAAGGCCTCGGCCGCATCATGGGCATGGTCCGCGAACACGTGGGGCTCGCGCCCGGTGCGGAGGTGACAACCGAGTCGAACCCGGAGTCGACCAGTCCCGCGTACTTCGAGGGCCTGCTCGAGGCGGGGTTCACGCGCGTCTCGCTGGGTATGCAGTCCGCCTCCACTCCCGTGCTCAGGGTGCTCGACCGCATGCACACCCCTGGCCGCGCCGTCGCCGCCGCCACGGAGGCCCGTGCCGCAGGCTTCACGCATGTCAACCTCGACATGATCTACGGCACCCCGACGGAGACGGACGATGACGTGCGCGCGACGCTTGACGCCGTGCTCTCCACCGGGGTCGACCACGTCAGCGCGTACTCGCTCATCGTCGAAGACGGAACGGCGATGGCGCGCAAGGTCCGGCGCGGTGAGCTGCCCGCCCCGAGCGAGGACGTCTACGCCGACCGCTACGAGATTATCTCGCGGTCCTTAGATGAGGCCGGTTTCGGCTGGTACGAGGTGTCCAACTGGGCGCGCGAGGGTGGACAGTGCCGCCACAACTTGATCTACTGGCGCGGCGGCCAGTGGTGGGGCGCGGGCCCCGGCGCGCACAGCTTCATCGGCGACACGCGCTTCTACAACGTCAAGCGCCCCGAGCGCTACAGCCAGCTGCTTAGCGACGGCCAGCTCCCCGTCGCCGACCAAGAAACCCTGACACCTGAGCAGCGCCACTTCGAGGCCATCATGCTCGGCCTGCGCCTCAAGGAGGGGGTGCCGCGCGACTGGATTGGGCAGCGCGCCCGGGGGGTCGTCGATAAGCATGCGCGCGCCGGGCTTCTCACGGTGGGTGAGCGGGTCGCGGTGACCGACGAGGGCCGCCTGCTTGCCGACGGCATCATCACCGACATCCTGGCCGCGGAATAG